The following are from one region of the Pseudomonas lalucatii genome:
- a CDS encoding retropepsin-like aspartic protease family protein has product MRVKQGLKWLAAGVLLAAAGSLWAAPQVQVVGLFPGAAVLNVDGQRKLVKVGQTGPGGVQVISADSRGAVLRIEGVERSYGLSREYSNGFAEPSKRQLSIAKGVGGHYWVAGSVSGHPVQFLVDTGATSVALNEGHARRLGIDYRVVGRPLQVSTASGTARGWRVSLDSVKVGSLEVLGVEAVVLEGGAPTEALLGMSFLSRVGWKVEQDVLMLESKH; this is encoded by the coding sequence ATGCGCGTGAAACAGGGACTGAAATGGCTTGCCGCCGGCGTGCTGCTGGCCGCCGCCGGGAGCCTCTGGGCCGCGCCCCAGGTGCAGGTGGTCGGCCTGTTTCCCGGGGCCGCGGTGCTCAATGTCGACGGCCAGCGCAAGCTGGTGAAGGTCGGCCAGACCGGGCCGGGCGGGGTGCAGGTGATCAGCGCCGACAGCCGCGGCGCGGTGCTGCGGATCGAGGGCGTCGAGCGCAGCTATGGCCTGAGTCGCGAGTACAGCAACGGCTTCGCCGAGCCGAGCAAGCGCCAGCTGAGCATCGCCAAGGGCGTCGGCGGACACTACTGGGTCGCCGGCTCGGTGAGCGGCCATCCGGTGCAGTTCCTGGTCGATACCGGCGCCACCTCGGTGGCCTTGAACGAAGGGCATGCCCGGCGCCTGGGCATCGACTACCGCGTCGTCGGCCGGCCGTTGCAGGTCAGCACGGCCAGCGGCACGGCGCGCGGCTGGCGGGTCAGCCTCGACAGCGTCAAGGTCGGCAGCCTGGAGGTGCTGGGCGTCGAGGCCGTGGTGCTGGAGGGCGGTGCCCCGACCGAGGCGCTGCTCGGCATGAGTTTTCTCAGTCGGGTCGGCTGGAAGGTCGAGCAGGATGTGCTGATGCTCGAGTCCAAGCATTGA
- a CDS encoding substrate-binding periplasmic protein: protein MRGFWLAILMALSTWAGAQAEAPPPTQIRLASEVWAEDTEADGSGLAWDILRQVFEPAGVELQIQSVPYTRSIGLVQRGQADAWVGSYKDEIDRGVIYPRWHYDADRVSALGLAERPTPTLATIGAARLVWMRGYAFQRYLPDLKHYREIQRDSDILQMLQYRRADFFLEAHDELEDLLERAAEPARFRLTPLTRLPLYLGFADTPRGRALAALFDRRMDELVRRGSLRPVFKRWQQPYPFD from the coding sequence ATGCGCGGCTTCTGGCTGGCGATATTGATGGCGCTGTCGACCTGGGCCGGTGCCCAGGCGGAGGCGCCGCCGCCGACGCAAATCCGCCTGGCCAGCGAGGTCTGGGCAGAGGATACCGAGGCCGACGGCAGCGGCCTGGCCTGGGACATCCTGCGTCAGGTCTTCGAGCCCGCCGGCGTCGAGTTGCAGATCCAGAGCGTGCCCTATACCCGCTCCATCGGCCTGGTGCAGCGCGGCCAGGCCGATGCCTGGGTCGGCTCGTACAAGGATGAGATCGACCGCGGAGTGATCTACCCGCGCTGGCACTACGATGCCGACCGGGTCAGTGCGCTGGGCCTGGCCGAGCGCCCGACGCCGACCCTGGCCACTATAGGCGCGGCGCGCCTGGTGTGGATGCGCGGTTACGCCTTCCAGCGTTACCTGCCAGATTTGAAGCATTACCGGGAAATCCAGCGCGATAGCGATATCCTGCAGATGCTGCAGTATCGCCGCGCCGATTTTTTCCTCGAGGCCCATGACGAGCTCGAGGACCTGCTCGAGCGCGCCGCCGAGCCGGCACGCTTTCGCCTGACGCCGTTGACCCGCCTGCCGCTGTACCTGGGCTTCGCCGACACGCCCCGGGGGCGCGCCCTGGCCGCGCTGTTCGACAGGCGCATGGACGAGCTGGTCAGGCGTGGCAGCCTGCGGCCGGTGTTCAAGCGCTGGCAACAACCCTATCCCTTCGACTAA
- a CDS encoding phosphatidylglycerophosphatase A yields MSETSRVPPSVWRNPWHFLAFGFGSGTLPKAPGTWGSLVALPFIPLWQLLPDWGYWLMLGLSMLFGFWLCGKVADDLRVHDHEGIVWDEMVGMWITLWLVPEGWAWLLLGFLMFRLFDILKPWPIRWIDRHVHGGVGIMLDDVLAGVFAWLAMQLVVWGWANGLAAGLGF; encoded by the coding sequence GTGTCTGAGACCTCGCGAGTGCCGCCCTCGGTCTGGCGCAATCCCTGGCATTTCCTGGCCTTCGGCTTCGGCTCCGGCACCTTGCCCAAGGCGCCGGGCACCTGGGGGTCGCTGGTGGCCCTGCCGTTCATCCCACTGTGGCAGCTGCTGCCGGACTGGGGCTACTGGCTGATGCTCGGCCTGAGCATGCTGTTCGGCTTCTGGCTGTGCGGCAAGGTTGCCGACGACCTGCGCGTGCACGACCACGAGGGCATCGTCTGGGACGAGATGGTCGGCATGTGGATCACCCTGTGGCTGGTGCCCGAGGGCTGGGCCTGGCTGCTGCTAGGCTTCTTGATGTTCCGCCTGTTCGATATCCTCAAGCCCTGGCCGATCCGCTGGATCGACAGGCACGTGCACGGCGGCGTCGGCATCATGCTCGACGACGTGCTGGCCGGGGTGTTCGCCTGGCTGGCGATGCAGCTGGTGGTATGGGGCTGGGCCAACGGCCTGGCGGCGGGGCTGGGCTTCTAG
- the thiL gene encoding thiamine-phosphate kinase, translated as MGEFELIRHYFAAASCARAGEGVVLGIGDDCALLELAAGEQLAVSTDTLVEGVHFPAAAEPFSLGQRALGVSLSDLAAMGAAPIGFTLALTLPRAEPAWLEAFARGLDQMARQCSARLIGGDTTRGPLSLTLTVCGRVPAGQALTRAGAQAGDLLCVGGCLGEGAGALELVLGRRQAKAQVAEALLPRYWAPQPQLALGQALRGKATAALDISDGLLADCGHIATASGVALLVEQARLPLSAALLDLLGEEGARRCALGGGDDYLLAFTLPAEHLHGLQAAGWPLQVIGRVEAGAGVRLLDAQGRALAPPARGYQHFGAAGV; from the coding sequence TTGGGTGAGTTCGAGCTGATCCGCCATTACTTCGCCGCCGCGTCCTGTGCGCGGGCCGGCGAAGGCGTGGTCCTGGGCATCGGCGACGATTGCGCCCTGCTGGAGCTGGCGGCCGGCGAACAGCTGGCGGTGTCCACCGACACCCTGGTCGAGGGCGTGCATTTTCCCGCGGCGGCCGAGCCGTTCTCGCTCGGCCAGCGTGCCCTCGGCGTGTCGCTCAGCGACCTGGCCGCCATGGGCGCGGCGCCCATCGGCTTCACCCTGGCCCTGACCCTGCCCCGTGCCGAGCCGGCCTGGCTCGAGGCCTTCGCCCGCGGGCTCGACCAGATGGCGCGGCAGTGCAGTGCGCGCTTGATCGGCGGCGATACCACGCGCGGTCCGCTGAGTCTGACCCTGACCGTGTGCGGCCGGGTGCCGGCCGGGCAGGCGCTGACCCGCGCCGGTGCCCAGGCCGGCGACCTGCTCTGCGTCGGCGGCTGCCTGGGCGAGGGCGCCGGTGCCCTGGAGCTGGTGCTCGGGCGGCGCCAGGCCAAGGCGCAGGTCGCCGAGGCGCTGCTGCCGCGCTACTGGGCGCCGCAACCGCAGCTGGCCCTGGGCCAGGCCCTGCGCGGCAAGGCCACGGCGGCGCTGGATATTTCCGATGGCCTGCTGGCCGACTGCGGGCATATCGCCACGGCATCCGGGGTGGCGCTGCTGGTCGAGCAGGCGCGCCTGCCCCTCTCGGCGGCCCTGCTGGACTTGCTCGGGGAAGAGGGCGCACGTCGCTGCGCCCTCGGCGGTGGCGACGACTACCTGCTGGCCTTCACCCTGCCGGCCGAGCACCTGCACGGCCTGCAGGCGGCGGGCTGGCCGCTGCAGGTGATCGGCCGGGTCGAAGCCGGCGCAGGCGTGCGCCTGCTGGATGCGCAGGGGCGTGCCCTCGCGCCGCCGGCACGGGGCTATCAGCATTTCGGAGCCGCCGGTGTCTGA
- the nusB gene encoding transcription antitermination factor NusB, protein MSQHDSQGQKPQAAKKGPSAKTLARREARTLAMQALYSWHIAGQALNEIEAQFRVDNDFSAVDGAYFHEILHGVARQKTEIDGAFAPLLDRPMDEIDPVELSILRLSTYELKNRIDIPYRVVINEGIELAKVFGATDGHKFVNGVLDKLAPRLRADEVRAHKR, encoded by the coding sequence GTGAGCCAGCACGACAGCCAAGGGCAGAAGCCGCAGGCGGCGAAGAAGGGCCCTAGCGCCAAGACCCTGGCGCGCCGCGAGGCGCGCACCCTGGCCATGCAGGCCCTGTACTCCTGGCATATCGCCGGCCAGGCGCTGAACGAGATCGAAGCGCAGTTTCGCGTCGACAACGACTTCAGCGCCGTCGACGGCGCCTATTTCCATGAGATCCTGCACGGCGTGGCGCGGCAGAAGACCGAGATCGACGGCGCCTTCGCGCCCCTGCTCGATCGGCCGATGGACGAGATCGACCCGGTCGAGCTGTCGATCCTGCGCCTGTCCACCTACGAGCTGAAGAACCGCATCGATATCCCCTATCGGGTGGTGATCAACGAGGGCATCGAGCTGGCCAAGGTGTTCGGCGCCACCGACGGCCACAAGTTCGTCAATGGCGTGCTGGACAAGCTGGCGCCGCGCCTGCGCGCCGACGAAGTCCGCGCCCACAAGCGCTGA
- the ribE gene encoding 6,7-dimethyl-8-ribityllumazine synthase — translation MTLKTIEGTFIAPKGRFALVVGRFNSFVVESLVSGAVDALVRHGVSESDITIIRAPGAFEIPLVAQKVAQRSEFDAIIALGAVIRGGTPHFEYVAGECTKGLAQVSMEFGVPVAFGVLTVDSIEQAIERSGTKAGNKGAEAALSALEMVSLLAQLEAK, via the coding sequence ATGACCCTGAAGACCATCGAAGGTACTTTCATCGCCCCCAAGGGCCGTTTCGCCCTGGTGGTCGGCCGCTTCAACAGCTTCGTCGTCGAAAGCCTGGTAAGCGGTGCCGTTGATGCCCTGGTGCGCCACGGTGTGAGCGAAAGCGACATCACCATCATCCGCGCCCCGGGCGCCTTCGAGATTCCTCTGGTGGCGCAGAAGGTCGCGCAGCGCAGCGAGTTCGACGCCATCATCGCCCTCGGCGCGGTGATCCGCGGCGGCACCCCGCACTTCGAATACGTCGCCGGCGAGTGCACCAAGGGCCTGGCCCAGGTGTCCATGGAGTTCGGCGTGCCGGTGGCCTTCGGCGTGCTGACCGTGGACTCCATCGAGCAGGCCATCGAGCGCTCCGGCACCAAGGCCGGCAACAAGGGCGCCGAAGCCGCGCTGTCCGCCCTGGAAATGGTCAGCCTGCTGGCGCAGTTGGAGGCCAAGTGA
- the ribBA gene encoding bifunctional 3,4-dihydroxy-2-butanone-4-phosphate synthase/GTP cyclohydrolase II — translation MALNSIEELIEDIRAGKMVILMDDEDRENEGDLIIASEAVTAEHINFMARFARGLICMPMTRERCERLSLPLMAPRNGSGFGTKFTVSIEAAEGVTTGISAADRARTVQAAAAKSAKADDIVSPGHIFPLMAQPGGVLARAGHTEAACDLARMGGFEPSGVICEIMNDDGTMARRPELEEFAAEHGIKIGTIADLIHYRLIHERTVERIGEQELDTELGQFNLVTYRDAVEGDVHMALTLGSISPEQPTLVRVHNMDPLRDLFMVKQEGRWSLRAAMVEVAKAGSGVVLLLGNPLTGPDLLAHLERQQGHEHKAANPTTYSTVGAGSQILRDLGVRKMRLMSSPMKFNAISGFDLEVVEYLPSE, via the coding sequence ATGGCACTCAACAGCATCGAAGAACTGATCGAAGACATCCGCGCCGGCAAGATGGTCATCCTCATGGATGACGAGGACCGCGAGAACGAGGGCGACCTGATCATCGCCTCGGAGGCGGTCACCGCCGAGCACATCAACTTCATGGCGCGCTTCGCCCGCGGCCTGATCTGCATGCCGATGACCCGCGAGCGCTGCGAGCGGCTCAGCCTGCCGTTGATGGCGCCGCGCAACGGCTCCGGTTTCGGCACCAAGTTCACCGTCTCCATCGAGGCCGCCGAGGGCGTCACCACCGGCATCTCCGCCGCCGACCGCGCGCGCACCGTGCAGGCCGCGGCGGCGAAGAGCGCCAAGGCCGACGACATCGTCAGCCCCGGCCATATCTTCCCGCTGATGGCCCAGCCGGGCGGCGTGCTGGCCCGTGCCGGGCATACCGAGGCGGCCTGCGACCTGGCGCGCATGGGCGGCTTCGAGCCGAGCGGGGTGATCTGCGAGATCATGAACGACGACGGCACCATGGCCCGCCGGCCCGAGCTGGAGGAGTTCGCCGCCGAGCACGGCATCAAGATCGGCACCATCGCCGACCTGATCCACTACCGGCTGATCCACGAGCGCACCGTCGAGCGCATCGGCGAGCAGGAGCTGGACACCGAGCTGGGCCAGTTCAACCTGGTGACCTACCGCGATGCGGTGGAGGGCGACGTGCACATGGCCCTGACCCTGGGCAGCATCAGCCCGGAACAGCCGACCCTGGTGCGGGTGCACAACATGGACCCGCTGCGCGACCTGTTCATGGTCAAGCAGGAGGGGCGCTGGAGCCTGCGCGCCGCCATGGTCGAGGTGGCCAAGGCCGGCAGCGGCGTGGTGCTGCTGCTGGGCAACCCGCTGACCGGGCCGGACCTGCTGGCGCACCTGGAGCGCCAGCAGGGCCACGAGCACAAGGCGGCCAATCCGACCACCTACAGCACCGTCGGCGCCGGCTCGCAGATCCTCCGCGATCTGGGGGTGCGCAAGATGCGCCTGATGAGTTCGCCGATGAAGTTCAACGCAATATCCGGTTTCGACCTGGAAGTTGTAGAATACCTGCCCTCTGAATAA